Within Porites lutea chromosome 2, jaPorLute2.1, whole genome shotgun sequence, the genomic segment TTCATTTGGCACAGCACTTTAACACTGCCAGTTAAAATGACAGAGATCTTCATCCGGAGTGTCGGTGTTCTTGTTCCGTAGTTCTTGGATCTTGGGCTCGGAGGCGACTTTGCCGATCAGTCCAAGTTCAAGCTTAAACGAGTGTGTTTACGCGAACACAGATATACTGAAATAACTTCCTTGCATATAGAGGACCCGATTTCAGTTTTTCATCTCTTGCGGATGCCTTATCACCTTTCGGAAGCCATGGAGTAATGACGTATGCGTCTGTAATAGAGAAATTCGACACATGTACAAAAACATTCCCTTGGTGGTCCCCCTCAGTCGTATCTTCATCCTCTGAGTCGCTTGAGTCTGAGTAACACTGATCCACCAGCCTTCCCCTCCTTGCTTCATTTTTTCTCCTCGCCACTTGTGGTCTTGCTTTGTCGTACCCATGCAGCATCCTTTGTCAAAATAGCCCTGACATAAAATATAAATCAAAAAGTGGATGAAGGCCCTAACATTCAGTACACTAACAGTGCAAAAGCGTGTGCATTAAAGATACATATGATTTTGAAGATGATTTTAAAGTCTGACCGTGGATGAATTGCGATTTTTGATTGTGTAATTACTTCTCTGATTCACTTGCATACTGAAGTTAGTCTGTCTGTCTGTAACTGAAGAAACTTCGAGTTGAAATAAAGTccgtctgtctgtctgtctgtctgtctatctatccATCGGTCTGCTGTCTTTATCTGTCTATTTTTCTGTCTGTCTGTTTTTCTGTCTGTCTGTGATGCCGACAACTGTGATGTTCTTTGGAGCAATTTAGATCAGGGTCTTGCTACGAAACTCCAGTAATTGCAAAACTGAGCTGCAATAAGAAAAAatagtgaaataaaaaaagaattagacTGGGAGGAGCTTGCAGTAAAGTTGCCATTTGGTGCTATGATATGATACAGTAAATCGAAATGTACCTAGTTACTTAAATTCTCAAGATCTTTTCTCAGATGCATGTGAGTCTAAGAAACACAGCATATAATGTGGCTGGATCATATTCCGAACTAACGGAGTATTATAAAGGTCTTTCTCATGCTGTGGAATTCATACTAACTGATGACAAAAAGGCACCCGAATCTAAagcaatttttaaaagaaaactggcctGAATAGGCAAGCAAGCTGATGACTAGATTTTATCGTCTTTACATATTGTTTTAGAGTAATTCTACGGTATTAACCTCTGTTTCAatacggctttcatgtaaaAGAAGTTTTGTAACTAAatgaaattaccgtattcaaataaaagtggcggaataaatcaatcaattaatctgTTGGTTTGCTTTGATTTCATACATAAGTTCATCTTCGGTATTTTCTAAGGTAGGCACGTGCGTGCTCGCATATACAGGATACTATACCTCTGGGAATTTTAGCGATCCCAAATGAGGAGCCAAAATGGTAAGAAAAATGAAGCAAGTTGTCCCTATCTATTATTTATTACCTAGAATAGACAAGGGAACCGTTACCCCACCTCTAGCACACAGATAGGAACGAGGACTTTGAACAGTGGGTCACGTGACACCTCATGATACTTGaacattttgaaacaaattttgaaaatactTGTTAACAATTATAGTCAATATGACTACCAGAACATATCGGATACAGTGTGGTATTCTACCCAGacgaagggtttttttttttactcaaagAACGATTTATCTGTTGGGTAACACAAGCCCAACTGCTGGGGCCCATATCTGGAAAGTCCGGATAACTTTTCGGACCAAAAATAATCTGTAAAACCAAAATCTAatatctaaaaaaataaaagcgggcGGAGGGTCCTTAGCACACAAACCAGCTCATTAtattttgtttcgttaactgatagtttaaAAGATTATTTTTCAGCGGCATTGTTAACGGACAGAGACTTTGCTTGCCTTCACGACTCAGTTATTCCAAAGATTGGAACTGGACCATCAAAGCAGCGCACGTCGCAGCCAACACAACACACACAAAAATGACCAAGTGTAGATACACCAGGTCAGACAAACATTTACCTCTGGATTTCTTAACAGATTTGTCATTCCAGTGAGGAACTCTTCTGATGAAGAAATGAGAACTGATCTATGGTTGATTTATCTACTACACCATCAAAGACCTTATTGGGAGGCTGATAATCTTCAGTAGAAAATGCATGTTCGTGTTCGCAAATTTCTTGACAAATTACAAATCTCCTTCCCTGGTTTGCATCAGTCCATTGAAGGCTTCATAACAACGTATCCTGCAAACATCGTCCACGTATTTTAAATTTGTAACTGCtgagcaagagaggataaaggggacagagaaggcatcccccatacacaccctattccataggtaattcgccggtctcgagttatttttaacaccagatatctcaagggggattagacaacagccaatcatatagcgcgaatgtgttcctcgtggatgacccacgctcagagccacgcgtccttcacgaattgacgtagaaaaaaatggtggaagacgcggagagcgatattgctattcgttttgtccacgaaaacgactacagaaagatttctgctaaagctgtgtcagcgaaacggaaattaaaaaagaatcgcccttcctctcttgcatGAAGATAaaagtacagcagggaaatccttaacacactgaatattctctcaggatcatttacaatttacagtttgaagagagcaatttctggtatTATATTTATGCTTTTATTAGTCTCTTATAATtcaaaaaaataacacttggcgtcctacttgctttattgtacaaacgaccggttttaATGGACcagcgaaatttctcattttatttaaGAACtaaggttacgacaacttcgagttcacgggttgtcaaagagtccagcgattcccttttcccaggtgagcgccgactcatttcgcttcaatattcaggaatgctttTGATAggctttacgctttcattgcctctcgcccgacatgttttccACAGGGTTTAGTCAAGCGAAACcgccacgaaacatccacgcagcccGCGAGGTAACTtcatcccgattctaaaaataactcgagacgaattacctttGGAATAgagtgtgtatgggggatgccttctctgtcccctctATCCTCTCTTGCTGCTGAGTCATTCAGTCAGAGGCTAGGCGTAGGAAATAACTTCGATGTCAAAATAATATTGATCGTGACTAATTTTTATCTCTGTCTGCTACAGCTGTAGTCAtgtcgttttcctttttttttgtcaatggtGATGTGGTAGTTAATCCCTACACTTAGGAGATATTACTCCTGAAAAATCCAGTTGAGCCACTTTCAATGAACTAAGTTCAATGCATTGGCTTATACGGATTTCAGTCTTCCTTCTCTTGTGGACACTTATTTCAATAAATATCAACTGTAGGAAAGAGAAACTGATTTTGACAGGTCTACCGACTCATAAAGTGTATATCTAAGGATAGATAAAGAAGTAAATCTTAAAACACACATACTTAACACATTCCCTGAGTCATGAGTCTTCGTAAGGTGGTTTGACTAGTATGTGGCATTATGGATCAAAGGGGTGGGATCAGGGATCGGTGGGGAGGAATCTGGGGTCATTGAGGTGAGATCAGGGATCCCTGAGGTGAGATCAAGGTCAGGTTGCAATTTTGGGATCGTGTATCACACCCACACCTCTAAGGCCAAATCCGAACAGCATGCAAGCTATTTCAAAGTCACTGCTACATTTATGAAAACTACTAAGGGATATTTGGGACGGTAACATTTTTATGGGATCATATATCACAATTTATCGGAATTTTGAGGTCCATGATTACAACAAATGGGGAACCCccggggggtactgccatatatgggctatataggtatgtgccgctgtgaagggtatggttttcaagcagtttactctaggatagggtatataaatcagagcgtttgggtctagaatagggtatcgttttttaggaaactgatcagttggttgaagattttgtctagactagggaaacaggtactctaggataggggggatttggggagtttgctctagtatagggtagcaagaTTCAGCTGAagtagctctggtataggttaagggttccagggtcccagcggcacatccccaccaagaaattcctaaagtacccctcCGGGGGAGAACCCACATACCTCGTGGCTCCCTCAGAACTTTGCTCTCCCTTTgagttagcctgcgtggcagacgtTCGAGAGGGAGGTTACGAGTAACACTGCTTCACCAGCCCTCCTCTCCTCTTCTCCTTTCCTTCCTGTATGCCTCATGCAAAACGACCGCTTTTCTTTATTATTCTGTTTTTTcctatataaataaagttacttcTTCTGTGGTCACGTGTGATAACTAAGCTACGGTAATAACTTTATTGTGTTAGTTTCTATCAGTGGAATGGCACTTATAAAGAAGGTCATTGTCCAGGGGGCTAGGAGAGTACTCAAATAGTCTAGAGAAAATAGTAAGTAACTGGTCGAGCGTTCGTTAGCCTCCCACACAGTCGTTTTTAGGGGAGCAcgtctttcatccctccccacaaatgcttgtggggagggatgaaaaacgagctccccgtAAAACGCGTGGGAGGCTAAGCTTTCGCAGGTTTTGCAAAGCctaaatagaccttgtcacagttttcgacaccatcttgacgagtaggcaaacgtgtgagaaattataGTGATTGTACGAAAACAGTAATGTCGAATAATCTCCGTAAAACGACTGTTCTGAAAAacatatcaattgtaaactaagaCTACTAAGCAAAGGATTGcactaaaaaatttggggggcgtacctgtgcttaaatttctccagaggcttgctttatagattttccatatatttgtctgtaatttttcccggtactttcttacagacaaatgtataggaaATTTTAAAGAGTGGTTCTATGTCTTCTAGCGCACGTAACGCCCTcagtttttttcagtagaatctttaggagtgaagctttagtttacaattgatattttctttcagaacggccgttctacggaaattgttcgacattagattctcataaaaacactgtaatttctcacgcattTGCAtattcgtcaagatggcgtcgaaaaccgtgacaaggtctattaaaatGATACCTTTGACATGCATCTTGAAAAACCACGGATCACGACAGCTTTACAGTAGTGATACAAACTGACTCAAGAtcggttttcattttcttcttcagGTTTATTTTTCGACCATGATTACAAACTGATTCTCTGAGATTGACGGGAGAATGTTTTATTACTTGGTGCAAACAGCACATGTCAGCTCTCGATGCTGAACATATGGAAGGCAAGGAAGAGAGCCACAGTACCCTTCTACGAAATACAGTAAGGCACCATCCTTGTTGGTATTGGTCCCTGGAACATACTCTGGGTCTTTGTCAACACAGACGAAGTCTTTTTGGTTCGGGTGGTTGTGATATGCGGTCATCAGGTACCCATGATACTCCTCGGTCCACCCAGAAGGACAATCGTTCCGCGCGGGCATCATCAGCATTGAGCCACGTGACTTGACAAAGCAGACAACACAAGGCGCCTCGTGATCATGAAGATTTCGTCTGAAAGGATACCCATTGTAGGAATTGACCTGATATTCAGCACCGTACACATATCCTGAGACCTGATTGCCGTCGTTATACCTGTCGTACTTTGGATTGTGTGGAAGACAAAGATAGTTTACTCCACCACCTTGGTGACCGTACCATTCACCTCCCATTAATCCTGAGGATGACAAACTACAAGTTTACAAAGGTACATCATCACTCTCCTATAAAGTGAACCCACAACAAATTAATTTCACTTTCTTAGTGACTGAGAGTACAACAGAGCAAAGTTATTGCTACAACAAACTTGATTTACTGCACTCCAACTGAAACACTAATAAATCTCTGAGACAAAAAGTAATTGCTGAAACTCTTCTCATCTGTTTGCAAtgactaaaaaataaataaataactgaaTGAACGTTCAAGATGTCAAAAAATTATCCGTTTGCCAAGTTTTTGAAGTGGAAGCTGTTTCtgcaaacagtgaatgcccctTTAACTACCATTGTGAAAAGATAATAAATGTAGAAAGTTTTGACCTTAACAATTACGTAACTCTACTTTATTACACCCGTTTCTAAACCCTCTTTGTAGTAGAATGCAGTCTCGTTAACATATAAAGTCTCTGAGCTGACCTACCTTTCTAAAGTAGCTCAGCTCCTCCTGGACAAGTGGTCCTTCCCCAACGAACATATTTCACTCCAGACTTCCCAGCTCCTTCCTTTCCCTTTTCACATTTGGGTCCTTGAGGCCCTTTCAACCCAGGACTTCCAGCAGAACCTCTCTCTCCTTTGGGACCAGGAGGGCCTGGAAAAGGCCTGTTCACGCCCGGCTTACCAGCATCTCCTGTGAGTGGTCAGAAATACAAGGTTGATAgatttttggaaaatgtcttcCATACCTTATTCTGGGAAATTAACAATGCACTTTATTAacgcgattttaaaaaaattcgcgttaattaaATGTATCTTAATTAACGTCGATGTAAATTCAATGCACGCTATTTTACAACATTGTTATTTTAAAGCAGCTAGCTTTATTTCATTACAAAACCTCACTAGTTCACGACTCCTCTGTTGACTCCTCAGGGACACTATCTGATAGGACTTATTCTTTTAAAATCGAGTTCAAAATGTACAGAACAACCTGAacattgacaattttttttagctaACAATAACTGTGAGTGCTTCTTTTTCTCCTTGATATATATTTATGCTGAGATTTTGTGAGTGCAGCAAATTTGTGTTGATTAAAGTAGGATGCTCATCGAAAACTCGCGTTCATACCTAACTTTTGAAAAATTCGTGTTAATTCAAGGTAACGTGAATTTTTTTAGCGTTGTCCACGTGCATTGTTAATTTCCTAGAAAAAGGTCGATGTTCTTCCAGGAAAAGTACCAAATATTTAGCTTAATCTTGATAGACACTGTGAAGATCACATTTCAATTTGTGCCCATTTTCTAGCTGTTAAAGAAGTAAAATTAATCAAAGATGAGTACCTTCTGCCCCAGATTTGCCAGGTGGACCGTCCTTACCAGCAGGCCCAGCTTTCCCGGGAGCCCCTTTACCAGGCAATCCTTAACATGGGTGGAACAACTAACGCAAGATAGTATAGGATCAAGTTACAAGGAAATGATCCTATCCTAGTTACCATTTTACGCATTAAGGCCCTCaaaaaaaaagactagaaaGAATCCCGATTTTTTACGTTACATGTGAATTACAATACCTCGAATTATGTAGGAATAGCGCTTTTGAACCATCATTTTGCTGGTAAAAAAATCCGACTTGTTTATTAGCGCTCCGAGcctgaaagaaaagaagaaagaattatgACCTAACTTTAACTGATCATAAGTTGCTGGGTTTGCGGTTTTGTGGTTTTAATCAATTTCGGTTTTGCTTTTGATCTTTGCGGGTATTCGAATTTCGTTTTTTGAGCGGTTAttgtttttgcgttttttgtgaAGTTCTGTTTTGCGTCTTTATAAAACGTCGTCTTACAGCTGCTCCATTCTAAAAAGGTAGAACTTCTACTGTTAAAAAGTTTCAAATTGGTCAGAAAAAAGTCTTCAAGTCCATAAACAAGGGTTTTTTGCCCTCTGGGATCGAATATATCACGTCTTCGCGTTTTTGTTGCTGATTTTTAGGGGAAGTTTTTGCGGTTACTATCAACACACCCTGATGTACATCCTGGGGCATACATAGTGTTTTTCTTgtataaattttgttgttgttgttgttactaaGTTTTCTAACAAGAGCTTCTTGACAAAAAAAGTTAACTTGCATTAACATGTAAGAGTGAAAGATAGAATCAACGGATTCTAGTCTGCTTATAGTGGCTTGCCGTCGCAAGCTATGACGATTTAACGGCGCAAAGCGCAAAATCGAATCACCGTTTTCGCACTATAGGCAATTCTTCTGGTTGAGGAAATGAGACCTGATCGATAATTGATTTGTCTACTACGATATCAAAAGCCTTGGGATACTGATAATGACTAGCAGAAAATTTTCGTGTtcgcaaaaattgcaaattaccCTTCCTGTTTTACATTTTGTCCTTTGAAGGCTTCATAATAACGCTGTCAACGTCGACCTATTTTAATTCTTAACGCTTAGCCAAACTCGAGGTCGGGAAAAGAATAAAGTGTGCACTTTAGCAAATTTCAATTAACTAGCGTACGAGTTAGGATCCTCTGCCTTATAGGAAGTACTGTGTTATTGACTATTTCACACTTTCGTTTGCAAACATGTAGACATCACACAAAATTCATGACATTTGTTTACCAATTTAATCTTTACAACATTGGGTCCTGAATAAATTTCTGTATCCACTCGACTGGAACAATTGATACAGTAATACAATAATCAAGCAGGGAAAGGAGAAACCTAGTGAAAAAGTACGGACACAAAGAGACTGCTGCACTACAAATAAGATCATCAGAAATGTAAATACGTTAAatacgattttttttaaaatgaaggtTGCCTTCTTCGTTCTCTATGCGGTGACTACCAGGACAAAATTAAACGAACCAGAAATTATTCGCACGTTACTCCGCCGTAAGTAGCCATCAAATCCTGCAAGCGCACTATGAAGAGTGAGCAGCTAGTAGCTGTaacttgttactttgttacatTCGCGCGCcggaagaaaacgcctgcactgcaggctagttACAATGTAGTTTCATTTGGTACAGCACTTTAACACTGCCTGCTGAAATACGAGAAATCTTCAACCCGAGTTTGTTCACCATGTGCTATCTCTTTCGACAGATCCGATTCTGCACGTACTCTTGTTCGTAGTTCTTGGATCTTTGGCGCGGGGCGACTTTGCTGTTCTGTCAATCATTTTAAGGATTTCACTCCAACACAACAATTCCTTGCTTTATAGGACCCCATTTCAGTTTTCCGCCTCTTCCAGATACCTTATCACCTTTAGGAAGTTATGGATCTGGGCCAAGGTATCTCAGTGCGTTTAGGGAAAGATAGAGAAGTCAATCTCAGACACATGTACAAAAACATTCCCTTGGTGGACCCCCTCAGACGTATATTCATTCCCTGAGTAGCTAGAATCCGAGTAACACTGATCCACCAGCCTTCCTCTCTTAGGTTCATTTTTCTCCTCGCCACTTTTATTGGTCTTGCTTTGTCGTACCCAGCATCCTGCGTCAAAATAGTCCTGAGATAAAATATAAATCAAAAGTGGATGAAGGTCCTAACATTCTGCTGACAGTAACTGTAACAGCGTGTGCGTTACAGGTACATTGTACATAATACCTCTGTCTGACGAAAGAATTGAGATTTGATCCTTTAATTACTTTTCTGATTCACTTCCACACTTAAGTTAGTCTGTCTGTCGATCAGACAGTCACTCaggcagtcagtcagtctgtctgtctgaaattaaaaaaacttggCTCCGTGCTGAAATAAAGCGTGTGATTGTGATTGTCTGTTTTTCTATCTGTTTGCGATGTCGACTACTGTGACGTTGTTTGGGGCAATTTAGATCAGGCTCTTGCCACTAAAATCCAGAAACTGCAAAATCGTGCTGCACGCATAACAATCTTATAAGGTTACAATGTACGTTCAGCGGAAATAAGGAAACAAATTATCAAAACTGGACGTGATTACAGTGTGTCTGTTTTCAAGAGCAGTCTCCATAATCACGATGCGCCTTGCTGTGTGTTTTGTCAAGTCACGTGGCTCAATGCTGATGATCCCAGCACAGAATGACTGTCCATCTTGATGGACCGGGGAGTATTATGGGTACCTGATGACTGCATATTACTGTCATGCGaacctagcctgcgtggcaggcgttaaaagggggtATAAATGAGACAGTATTATTCAGGACTAAGAGTACAGCGATAGTTGTTTGTCTCTTTTTACCCGCCTATTTAAACAAACAGACTAGCTTGAAATTAAAGAGCTTTCTTGGATGAGCCTTTACTGAAAGGCTTGGCACATTTCGTCTACCTCGAATCTCTCGGAGTAGTACATGGCAATCACTTCGAGATTAGAGAATCGCTCTTCAGGCACTGTTGACCTAGAGCAGGTCATTTCATCAATGAAAAGTAACGATCGCTCAGGTTCTTAGCTTGCGGTTGGAAGGGTGCAGGCAATGACCTGGTCCggcagttgttcgaa encodes:
- the LOC140926878 gene encoding uncharacterized protein: MGGEWYGHQGGGVNYLCLPHNPKYDRYNDGNQVSGYVYGAEYQVNSYNGYPFRRNLHDHEAPCVVCFVKSRGSMLMMPARNDCPSGWTEEYHGYLMTAYHNHPNQKDFVCVDKDPEYVPGTNTNKDGALLYFVEGYCGSLPCLPYVQHRELTCAVCTK